AGGCCATTACAAAAAATTCCAGAAGATGAAACAGTATCAATTGTGGGTGGCAACATAGCTTCAGGTGTTCGTGACTGGGAATACGGCATACCAGCCATACCATTGACATTGAAAGACTGGTGGATCGGCAATGAGTGTGCAGGGTAATAGGAGACTCCATGATTTCCTTGCATCTCACTCATCACATGACCGTTACCCATCTGAGCAAAATTAGATAGGCTACTAGCAGCTTCTTCTGGTAGCCACTTGCTACCACCAAGGGAAGCAGAATGTGACTGGGCCAGTGAAACATGTGGAACCTGTCCTTGAGGATGTTGAAAGTGCATAGCCCGTGAATGCAGTTGTTGAAGTAGTGCGGCCTGCGATTGTTGTGCCACCGGTGATTGCATTGGTTGAAGTCGTGCAGAGGCTAGCGATTGAGCTGGCTGAGGATGCACTGCCTGTGTCTGAACCTGTTGCAACTGCACACCCTGGGACTGTGTTGACGGCAGAAGGTGTGCCAGAAGGTTAGAACCAACAGATGCAGGCAGTTGAATACTTGCGTTGCCTCTTGCCTGGAGAAGGAGATTTTCATGAAAAGCTGCATCTGAAACACTCAAAGCTTTGAAGTCCCCCACAGTTGCAACTTGATCAGGATTCTTGAAGCCTCCATTAGGAACATGTATTTGGTCAGAAGCCCCTTTCCTCTTCTCAGTAACTAGAGGTTTGAAAACaatttcttcatcatcatcctcctcaACCAAATGAATCTGCTGATATCGCTGCGTCACTGGCGTAATATGATTCACCATTCCTTGGTTATCTTGAAACGCATTATCAGCTTCCGCTGGGCTTGAATGAGAATCCAGCAAGTCATCTGACGGTTCAGAACCGACAAgaaatttcttcttctttgaatcAAAATACACATGATTCTGATCAACCTTGATCACACTGGTCAATGCTTTCCCGGCTGCTAGGATCCTCTTTATACGAGCTTTCTTTTCCTTGGGACCTTCAGTTGCAAAGGAATGTCTTCTTGAAAAGTCGAGAATAGACTGAGCTGGAAGCAATGGCAAGAATCCTCTTAACTCATAGTCCTCCCACAGTGCAAGTCTGTTTTCAGTTTCTCTTTCATCATACATGCTCATGTTTGAGAAGCAAGTCTCATCTTCGACATCATCAATATACATAGGCCCAAGAGACAAGATTTGATTGAAGAAGGTAACACACTGGTTCCAAAAGCTGTTTCTCACAGCAGTCCGTCTTTCATCCGAATCACTCCCTTGTGCAATATCAGGACAACAGGCCAACCATTCAACAAAAACTAAGACACCAGGCAAGAAGTAACTTGACGAAAGATCACACAGTTGCGCACACTTCTCTATTAGGTGCCCAAGTAACTCAAAACTTGCTGTTAAGGAGTTTCTAGCAAGCTCCACACGATTCACAATTTCTGCATATGACTGACCTTCCTTTTCTTTCTTCGAGTTATCGACGCTAAATATAAGAATTGTTACGAGCCTGACGATAAAAAGTGCGCTGTCACTGGTGTCTTTACCAAAACTCATCTCTTCCTTTAAGCTCGAAGAAATCAGATCTCGAAAACTGCTGCTAGTGGAAGCAAGAACATCTGGGAATGTCTCGAGGCTGAACACAGACGAGTGATAAATATTATACCAGAGATCCAGTAAAAGTGGCTAGAACAAACTAATtttcagaaagaaagaaaaattaccTTGTTCTGGTAAAAAGAATCCCGTTTAGACGAACAAATCTAACGCAGAATGCTTTGAGCTTCTCATCTGCACTAGTTGCTTTATCCTTCTCAGGAACAGCTACCACGTCCGCATCTTTCTTCGATGAAATATCTTGGCCTTTACCTCTTCGTTTACCAGTGGGCCTTCTAGGTGAGTCTTTGGGAGCCGCAAACAATTGGGCATAACTCAGACGATTCTGCTCAACCATTCAAAGAGATAGAAATGTATTATATTTGGGTACTAAGAAAGTTAATAGCGATTGCCTTAAGCACCTAACATAATTACAAAACATAAGATTATTAGTTAACCTTTTCAAAAGCAACAATCAAGTTGTCACGGGCAGTTGGGAAAGGAGTCTCCACAGCCAAACTCCGGAAATAACGATATGTTGCTGCAAACTCATCCCCGGAATAGGAAGCAATTATAGCAAGCTGAGACATTAAGTTGATACCATCAATTACAACCTGTACGACATAGCTGTACCAACTAAAAAATAACGCGTcaaagagaaaaggaaataaCCTGATGATGTGGGTTTCCACAGCCTGGCAATAGAGAAGCTGCTTGCAAATAGTAACTCGAGGCAGCAGCATGCTCTCGGTTCTTGGAATCCCCCTCTCCATACAATCCTTTATACCGAGCAAGATCACCAAGGTATATTAAGCAACGGTGACAAGATACCAAGCCTTTTTGAACTTCTGCAAACTTCTTTCCATCCTTATCAGCCAAATTTTGACTATCTTGACTCTCCGAAAAATAACCCAAGGGAAGACCATACTTTGATCTAATTTTTAAGATCATTTCATGGTAAAACCCAGTTGCTTCTGAAAGGAAAGTTCTGAACTGGAGCTTGAGGTTTGCGACCCGGTCAGCCATAGATGGACCCTTTGAATTTTGAGCATTCGAGTTACTAGAAGCCAGGACAGCATTGATGTGTGATCTAAAGTCTTCAATCCGTTTGTAATGCAGCTGCCACAGAGTAAACTCAATGTTGTGCTCCTCAGAAAATGTGTGATCTTCAAGAACGATTGCTTCATAATTCTCACGAATTTGCTGCCACAGATTCGGGTCAGAAGGATTCCGAGCCTGAGCAGCCTTCCTACGCTTGATTTCTAACTCAACAGTCTGCAAAGTATGGATATATTGTCACTGAGCTGAAGATCCAAAACTAACAAAAGACATAGGCTCAAGTAAAGAGACAACACGGCCTATACAACCCAACAAAGATGAACTGATAAACCCTCTAAGAGGCATGTTAAAAACACCCAAATTCAGAGAAGTGAAGAGAGGGAGAACCTTATCGAATATGGACTTGGCTCGCTCCCTTGGGGAGGAAGCAGTATTCTTATCCATCTGCAAAGTCATCATCCATTCAAATCTTTCAAGGTTATTTCACACAACCtgcattaaagaaaaaaaagaagaagcagaatCTCAGTAAAAGGGTCGAAGCTTAAACATATGCTCGTGTCCTTATCTACAAGGATGGAAATAAAGTAATGTAATAGCTAAACAACACATACATAATCTTATCATAACCAATCATCTAAAGTAGTTGGAAGCCCTATACATACATGATTCTAATCAGATAAAGTTCCAATCAATTATCAAAAACGACAAGGAAACTATGGAATCATGTGTTCAAGTCAAAACCTTGAATAGAGAAATCAAGACCCTCTACACAAAACAAACGATTGTATAAGTGATCAACCAGAGATattgacaaagaaaaaaaatcaaaatcaggATGACCATGTGAGTCATTCGTCTCTGAAAGATAAACATGACTAGTAATCGGCAAGAGAGGATCGAAATCAAGCATCAATTTAGAAAAAGGGGAGAAAACCCTAATCCCAagattttattaagaaaaatcaaacaacACGATAAAAGAAGAAAGCAACCACCCAGAATTGAAGCGAAATCGTTAGGAAACATAAACTGAATTACCAGATCTGCGAATGGCTATGCGACTACGAGCAGCGGAATGACAAACCGGTACgatgagagagagaaactagggttcttatagagagagagagagagagagagaaaacaaaaaagacgGTGAAAGTGTTTTAAGGTCGATTTTTTTCCTTAATGTATAAGGAGCGAACGAGggaaatataacaaaaataaaaaataaaaaaaaggatttaTTGTCCAAGTATTTTCTTTCCCTCGCTTTATGGGCTTCGTTCttagtcttttcttttctcccatgaatattttcaaaacttttcTTTAATTCCTTTTTgacatcaaataattttttcctCTGTGTCTaaatttctttcattttttaccttcaacaataaatatttctaaaagaaaaacacaataaatatatatattcaattaaGGATTAGAAAATCTACAACTGTAAGTATGAAACCTAGTTAGAGTATCTCTAGTCTcattgtatttttttcaaaaatgaaattTGGAGTAACAAATACTTtgatcttattttatttttcatttcataatagaataaaaatatatttattctatttatggaataatatatttattttttattaattattttatttttattttaaaatagaataggACTACAACAAAACCAACTTAAGGCATCTTCAACAACATTCTATTTTCCACTCTAAGGTGGGAGTATTGGATTCAGAAATATGATAGAATTAGAAGGTATTATAGTTTCCATTAAATTTCACTGTTATTCAATTATGGATTTTATCAATTCTTTTAAATTCTTTTGTTATTGGATTAAGCATTTGAAATcattcttttaattattttaaattttgttgttattcaatatttgatagattttgtaGTAATTGTATTTGATAAGAATTTAATGGAAAATGTCATGTATAAATGCAAATGACCAATTCTTTGCTCTTATGTAGATATTTGTAATGAATCGTAGGAAAACACAAACAATAGCATTTCtctgcttttcatttttttcagaaGTACGTGAAGAATGAAGAGATCTTTGTGGATGATAATTAATGAGTTACCAGCAAATATAAAGAACAACAATTAACAAATATAAAGTCAATGTTGTCTTGTTGCTGAAGAAACCAAGTGTCTGTTAACCAAATCAAGATGTCTTCTGAGACTTTCGATTGTGTGCTTTCGCACATCGTTGTTAAGAGCCTTTACGAACACAAGAGCAAGATAAAGAAAATGCAAATGCTTGGAGAAAAACTATAGCAGAACTTAGAAGATATGTGGAGAGATGCTATGAGTTTAGATGatccatatattttatttattagtatcatgattttaataaaattgctACAATCCATAAACTATGTAGTacttattactattttttcagttttaagaataaaataaattttgttacctttttaaatatacaaGGATTCGAAAATTCATAGAATTTAGAAGAATTAGTATTCTATCAAATTTatgtatattcttttaaaatcgaTAATAGAAGTAAGCATAGGAATTAGATAAATGCATTAAAATCTCATCAAATCTTTGAAAATACTGCAAA
This genomic stretch from Brassica napus cultivar Da-Ae chromosome C9, Da-Ae, whole genome shotgun sequence harbors:
- the LOC106367879 gene encoding nonsense-mediated mRNA decay factor SMG7, translating into MMTLQMDKNTASSPRERAKSIFDKTVELEIKRRKAAQARNPSDPNLWQQIRENYEAIVLEDHTFSEEHNIEFTLWQLHYKRIEDFRSHINAVLASSNSNAQNSKGPSMADRVANLKLQFRTFLSEATGFYHEMILKIRSKYGLPLGYFSESQDSQNLADKDGKKFAEVQKGLVSCHRCLIYLGDLARYKGLYGEGDSKNREHAAASSYYLQAASLLPGCGNPHHQLAIIASYSGDEFAATYRYFRSLAVETPFPTARDNLIVAFEKNRLSYAQLFAAPKDSPRRPTGKRRGKGQDISSKKDADVVAVPEKDKATSADEKLKAFCVRFVRLNGILFTRTSLETFPDVLASTSSSFRDLISSSLKEEMSFGKDTSDSALFIVRLVTILIFSVDNSKKEKEGQSYAEIVNRVELARNSLTASFELLGHLIEKCAQLCDLSSSYFLPGVLVFVEWLACCPDIAQGSDSDERRTAVRNSFWNQCVTFFNQILSLGPMYIDDVEDETCFSNMSMYDERETENRLALWEDYELRGFLPLLPAQSILDFSRRHSFATEGPKEKKARIKRILAAGKALTSVIKVDQNHVYFDSKKKKFLVGSEPSDDLLDSHSSPAEADNAFQDNQGMVNHITPVTQRYQQIHLVEEDDDEEIVFKPLVTEKRKGASDQIHVPNGGFKNPDQVATVGDFKALSVSDAAFHENLLLQARGNASIQLPASVGSNLLAHLLPSTQSQGVQLQQVQTQAVHPQPAQSLASARLQPMQSPVAQQSQAALLQQLHSRAMHFQHPQGQVPHVSLAQSHSASLGGSKWLPEEAASSLSNFAQMGNGHVMSEMQGNHGVSYYPAHSLPIHQSFNVNGMAGMPYSQSRTPEAMLPPTIDTVSSSGIFCNGLGVQSSLARKSPIGRASKHLGPPPGFNSVPSKLQKEPAPGPDMSGRTLPADDYSWLDGYQGQSHQGTAFNSSLNYGSSGKPEHVGTSNGLNGPANFPFPGKQAPASQVKAKFPYFQHPKEDNFVNGNDQFTQLPQQYPGHPSWSGHRFV